A single Geoalkalibacter sp. DNA region contains:
- the rfbC gene encoding dTDP-4-dehydrorhamnose 3,5-epimerase — MKVVETDIPEVLILEPKVFGDDRGFFYESYNERVFREATGLDVHFVQDNHSRSAKGVLRGLHYQIAQSQGKLVRCILGEIFDVAVDLRRNSANFGRWVGVCLSSENKHQIWIPPGFAHGFLVVSEVAEVLYKTTDYYAPQHERSIVWDDPDLSIGWPLTMAPLLAEKDRLGRRFAEAEVY, encoded by the coding sequence GTGAAGGTGGTCGAGACCGATATTCCAGAGGTTCTCATTTTAGAGCCCAAAGTGTTCGGCGACGACCGGGGTTTTTTCTACGAGAGCTACAACGAGCGGGTGTTTCGTGAAGCCACGGGTCTCGACGTGCATTTCGTGCAGGATAATCATTCGCGTTCGGCCAAGGGGGTGCTGCGTGGTCTGCACTATCAGATCGCCCAGTCCCAGGGTAAGCTGGTGCGCTGCATCCTCGGCGAGATTTTTGACGTGGCGGTGGATCTCCGCAGGAATTCGGCGAACTTCGGCCGATGGGTGGGCGTCTGCCTTTCCTCGGAAAACAAACACCAGATATGGATCCCGCCCGGCTTCGCCCATGGGTTTTTGGTGGTGTCGGAGGTTGCCGAGGTTCTTTACAAAACCACCGATTACTATGCGCCCCAGCATGAACGCTCCATCGTCTGGGATGACCCGGATCTGTCCATCGGCTGGCCGCTGACGATGGCGCCCCTGCTTGCGGAAAAAGATCGCCTTGGTCGGCGCTTCGCCGAGGCGGAGGTCTATTGA
- the rfbA gene encoding glucose-1-phosphate thymidylyltransferase RfbA: protein MMSGIKKAIVLAGGAGTRLYPLTLVASKQLQPVYDKPMIYYPLATLMMAGIQEILIISTPQDTPRFEALLGDGGRYGIRLFYAVQPEPKGIAQAFLVGEDFIAGQPVCLILGDNIFYGKMGLDRIVAEFSGGARVFGYPVTDPQRYGVVEFDAAGQVLSIEEKPQRPKSHYAVPGLYLYDHKVVEMTRGLTPSARGELEITDLNNAYLGRGELTVERLGRGIAWLDTGTHQSLLEASHFIGTLEARQGLKIACLEEIAWRRGFIDDEQLRKISEDTPRSSYRDYLEMILRDGAAL, encoded by the coding sequence ATGATGTCTGGAATCAAAAAAGCAATCGTTCTGGCCGGCGGCGCCGGCACCCGCCTTTATCCCCTGACCCTGGTCGCCAGTAAGCAACTGCAGCCGGTCTACGACAAACCGATGATCTATTATCCCCTGGCGACCCTCATGATGGCGGGCATCCAGGAGATCCTGATCATCTCCACCCCCCAGGACACGCCGCGCTTCGAGGCCCTGCTGGGCGACGGCGGCCGCTACGGCATTCGACTCTTCTACGCCGTGCAGCCCGAGCCTAAGGGCATTGCCCAGGCCTTTCTGGTGGGCGAGGACTTCATTGCCGGTCAGCCCGTGTGCTTGATTCTCGGCGACAATATCTTCTACGGCAAGATGGGGCTGGATCGCATCGTTGCCGAATTCAGCGGCGGAGCGCGTGTGTTCGGCTATCCGGTCACCGACCCGCAGCGCTACGGCGTGGTGGAATTCGACGCCGCGGGTCAGGTGCTCAGCATCGAGGAGAAACCCCAGCGTCCCAAGTCCCACTACGCGGTACCGGGCCTCTATCTCTATGACCACAAGGTGGTCGAAATGACCCGGGGGTTGACCCCTTCGGCGCGCGGCGAACTGGAAATCACCGATCTCAACAATGCCTACCTAGGGCGCGGCGAACTGACGGTGGAGCGCCTCGGGCGCGGCATTGCCTGGCTGGATACGGGCACTCATCAAAGCCTGCTTGAGGCCAGCCATTTCATCGGTACTCTGGAAGCACGCCAAGGCCTCAAGATCGCTTGTCTCGAGGAAATCGCCTGGCGGCGGGGATTCATCGACGATGAGCAGCTGCGCAAAATCTCCGAGGACACTCCCAGGTCAAGTTATCGGGACTATCTTGAAATGATTTTGCGCGATGGGGCGGCGCTGTGA
- the rfbB gene encoding dTDP-glucose 4,6-dehydratase, producing MKVLVTGGAGFIGSAVIRHILKNTPDFVVNVDKLTYAGNLESLASVSDSERYAFEQVDICDREALARVFRDHQPDAVMHLAAESHVDRSIDGPGDFIQTNIVGTYCLLEVARGYWQGLDAQRKAGFRFHHISTDEVYGDLEGPEHLFTEQTPYAPSSPYSASKASSDHLVRAWRRTFGLPTLITNCSNNYGPYHFPEKLIPLMILNALEGKPLPVYGKGNQVRDWLYVEDHARALYEVVTRGKIGETYNIGGHNEKQNIEVVRTLCGLLEELAPKKPAGVARYADLITFVADRPGHDHRYAINAGKIQRELGWTPRETFESGIRKTVHWYLDNLDWCRRVQDGSYRRERLGLRGNGN from the coding sequence TTGAAGGTCTTGGTTACCGGTGGTGCCGGTTTTATCGGTTCGGCGGTCATCCGTCATATACTTAAGAATACCCCTGATTTCGTCGTCAATGTCGACAAGCTGACCTATGCCGGCAACCTGGAGTCCCTCGCCTCGGTGAGCGACAGCGAGCGCTACGCCTTCGAGCAAGTCGATATCTGTGATCGCGAGGCGTTGGCGCGGGTGTTTCGGGATCATCAGCCCGACGCCGTCATGCACCTCGCCGCCGAAAGCCACGTGGACCGCTCCATCGACGGCCCAGGGGATTTCATCCAGACCAATATCGTCGGCACCTACTGCCTTCTGGAAGTGGCGCGTGGCTACTGGCAGGGGCTGGATGCGCAACGAAAGGCGGGGTTTCGCTTCCATCACATCTCCACCGACGAGGTCTACGGCGATCTCGAGGGGCCCGAGCATCTGTTCACCGAGCAGACTCCCTACGCGCCGAGTTCCCCCTATAGCGCCAGCAAGGCCAGCTCCGACCATCTGGTGCGCGCCTGGCGTCGCACCTTCGGCCTGCCGACCCTAATCACCAACTGCTCGAACAACTACGGTCCCTACCATTTCCCCGAGAAACTCATCCCCCTGATGATCCTCAATGCCTTGGAGGGCAAGCCCCTGCCGGTTTACGGCAAGGGCAACCAGGTCCGCGACTGGCTCTACGTCGAGGATCACGCCCGCGCTCTCTACGAGGTCGTCACCCGGGGCAAGATTGGTGAGACCTACAACATCGGCGGTCACAATGAGAAGCAGAACATCGAGGTGGTGCGGACCCTGTGCGGTTTGCTGGAAGAGCTGGCCCCGAAAAAACCGGCGGGGGTGGCTCGTTATGCCGATCTGATCACTTTTGTCGCCGACCGTCCCGGCCACGATCACCGCTACGCCATCAACGCCGGCAAGATTCAGCGCGAACTCGGTTGGACACCGCGAGAAACCTTCGAGTCGGGTATCCGCAAGACCGTGCACTGGTATCTGGACAATCTTGATTGGTGTCGCCGTGTGCAGGACGGTAGCTACCGGCGGGAGCGGTTGGGGCTGCGGGGGAATGGGAATTAA
- a CDS encoding sugar transferase codes for MLKQQASLIRKISIVLDFILLVAALLAAYGVRKQFGDQVTDLRDYLWILLFAFPVWYYLFDRYGLHGSFRQLAPFDLFTRLFNAHVIGTVILAAAIYFIDKDHYSRSLYLLFVLFSFGLLVLVKLGARLLLGRARMLGYNTRNLLIVGTQSKARRFHRLVEHHADWGLKVIGFLRIPEDPRQEQVEEHEVLGAVDDVVAVCKEHPVDEVIFCVPSHYVVDVEAHLRELAEMGVTVRMALDFFDLRKSKRQLGFFHDEIPMLTFHTKSLDAQQLFLKRGLDILGALVGLGILVLLLPFIAYRIKRDSPGPIFFGQERVGENGRIFTCWKFRSMYLDAEERKKELLAQNEMKGAIFKIKDDPRIFPFGHFLRKTSLDELPQFWNVLKGEMSLVGTRPPTPDEVAQYENWQRRRISIKPGITGLWQVSGRNEIQDFDEICRLDLQYIDEWRLWLDIKLLFKTVRVVFVREGSY; via the coding sequence ATGCTCAAGCAGCAAGCGTCGCTCATCCGAAAAATTTCCATCGTTTTGGACTTTATTTTGCTCGTCGCCGCTCTGCTCGCCGCCTATGGGGTGCGCAAGCAATTCGGCGATCAGGTGACGGATCTGCGGGATTATCTGTGGATTCTGCTGTTCGCCTTCCCCGTTTGGTACTATCTTTTCGATCGGTACGGCCTTCATGGTTCCTTCCGGCAACTGGCGCCCTTCGACCTTTTCACCCGCTTGTTCAATGCGCATGTGATCGGGACGGTCATTCTCGCCGCGGCGATCTATTTCATCGATAAGGATCACTACAGTCGATCACTGTACCTGCTTTTCGTGCTGTTCTCCTTTGGTCTGCTGGTTCTGGTAAAGCTCGGAGCGCGCCTGTTGCTGGGGAGGGCGCGGATGCTCGGGTACAACACGCGCAATCTGCTCATCGTCGGCACCCAGAGCAAGGCGCGGCGGTTTCATCGTCTGGTCGAGCATCATGCCGATTGGGGTCTGAAAGTCATCGGATTTTTGCGCATTCCCGAGGATCCCAGGCAGGAGCAGGTGGAGGAGCATGAGGTTCTGGGCGCGGTGGACGACGTCGTCGCGGTGTGCAAGGAACATCCGGTGGATGAAGTGATTTTTTGCGTTCCGTCCCACTATGTCGTGGACGTCGAGGCCCATCTGCGCGAGTTGGCGGAAATGGGGGTGACGGTGCGCATGGCGCTGGATTTTTTCGACCTACGCAAATCTAAGCGGCAGTTGGGCTTTTTCCACGACGAAATTCCCATGCTGACGTTTCATACCAAATCCCTCGATGCCCAGCAGCTTTTTCTCAAGCGCGGCCTGGATATCCTCGGGGCCTTGGTCGGCCTTGGCATCCTGGTGCTGCTGCTGCCCTTTATCGCTTATCGGATCAAGCGCGATTCGCCGGGGCCGATCTTCTTCGGCCAAGAGCGGGTGGGTGAAAACGGGCGCATTTTCACGTGCTGGAAGTTTCGCAGCATGTATCTCGACGCCGAGGAGCGAAAAAAGGAGTTGCTGGCGCAAAACGAGATGAAGGGGGCGATTTTCAAGATCAAGGATGATCCGCGAATTTTCCCCTTCGGACATTTCCTGCGCAAGACCAGCCTCGATGAGTTGCCCCAGTTCTGGAACGTGCTCAAGGGCGAGATGAGCCTGGTCGGCACCCGGCCGCCGACGCCCGATGAAGTCGCGCAGTATGAAAACTGGCAGCGTCGGCGAATCAGCATCAAGCCCGGCATTACGGGATTGTGGCAGGTGAGCGGCCGCAACGAAATTCAGGATTTTGACGAAATCTGCCGGCTGGATCTACAATACATCGACGAATGGCGTCTTTGGCTCGATATCAAGCTGCTGTTTAAAACGGTGCGGGTCGTGTTCGTGCGCGAGGGCAGTTACTAA
- a CDS encoding type II toxin-antitoxin system RelE/ParE family toxin: MKIVWTEHALNCLTDIEEYIAQDDPAAAVFLVEKLIARTDILKDYPEAGRRVPELPNSRLREVVEGNHRIVYRVQQQVIEILMIFESHRQCFMPPNS; encoded by the coding sequence ATGAAAATTGTTTGGACTGAGCACGCCCTGAACTGCTTGACGGACATTGAGGAATATATTGCACAGGATGATCCGGCTGCGGCGGTTTTCCTCGTTGAGAAGCTGATCGCGCGCACCGATATTCTCAAGGACTATCCGGAGGCCGGTCGTCGTGTGCCTGAGTTGCCCAATAGCAGGTTGCGGGAGGTTGTCGAGGGCAACCATCGAATCGTTTATCGTGTGCAGCAGCAGGTCATCGAAATATTGATGATTTTCGAATCCCACCGACAGTGTTTCATGCCACCGAATTCATGA
- a CDS encoding type II toxin-antitoxin system Phd/YefM family antitoxin, with amino-acid sequence MKDIRVAEGVVPLGEFKAHAARYLKQLDGPVIITQNGRATGVLVSPGEYDRMREQQRFLESLAIGLSDAQSERTLETDELRERLNAARLQRQSR; translated from the coding sequence GTGAAAGATATTCGCGTCGCCGAAGGCGTTGTACCCCTTGGAGAATTTAAGGCCCATGCTGCCCGGTATTTAAAGCAGTTGGATGGGCCGGTCATCATTACCCAGAATGGTCGTGCCACCGGCGTTCTGGTGTCGCCTGGCGAGTATGACCGGATGAGGGAGCAGCAGCGGTTTTTGGAATCATTGGCCATCGGTTTGTCCGATGCGCAAAGCGAGCGCACCCTGGAGACCGATGAATTGCGCGAAAGGTTGAATGCTGCTCGGCTGCAACGGCAATCACGATGA
- a CDS encoding nucleotidyl transferase AbiEii/AbiGii toxin family protein produces the protein MSLFDHLVDEAIRSLPQFAPLRVVVEKELLHHDILREMSRAGFLQKLTFIGGTCLRACYGSPRLSEDLDFTGGAEFAKDALAELGSVLVERLEVKYGLPVTVSEPVREEGNVDTWKLRLVTRPDRKHLPAQRINIDVCALPSHDLRPMMLRNHYAVDMGTSGLILQAQSREEIFADKIVAFALRPNRLKNRDLWDIVWLHQQGIAVPVDLVLRKVTDRCLERVDFLNRIEQRLALLESDPSCQKDFLSEMRRFLPPAVVTETLAQEAFWAVLVDVVAGECERVKHEVAKS, from the coding sequence ATGAGCTTGTTTGATCACCTGGTCGATGAGGCGATACGCAGCCTGCCGCAGTTTGCCCCTCTGCGGGTCGTGGTGGAGAAAGAGTTGCTGCATCATGACATCCTGCGCGAGATGAGCCGCGCCGGTTTTTTGCAGAAGCTGACGTTTATCGGCGGAACCTGTCTGCGCGCCTGCTATGGCTCGCCGCGATTGAGTGAGGATCTGGATTTTACCGGAGGGGCGGAATTTGCCAAGGACGCCCTGGCGGAGCTCGGATCCGTCCTGGTGGAACGGCTGGAGGTCAAATATGGATTGCCGGTGACCGTCAGTGAGCCGGTTCGCGAAGAAGGCAATGTCGATACCTGGAAACTGCGGCTGGTGACGCGCCCCGACCGCAAGCATCTGCCCGCCCAACGCATCAATATCGACGTTTGTGCGCTTCCCAGTCATGATCTGCGGCCCATGATGCTGCGCAACCATTATGCGGTCGACATGGGAACTTCGGGCCTGATATTGCAGGCACAGAGCCGGGAAGAGATTTTCGCCGACAAAATTGTTGCCTTTGCCCTGCGACCGAACCGCCTAAAGAACCGCGATCTCTGGGATATCGTCTGGCTGCATCAACAGGGCATCGCGGTGCCGGTGGACTTGGTGTTGCGCAAGGTTACAGATCGTTGCCTGGAGCGAGTCGATTTTTTGAATCGGATCGAGCAGCGCCTTGCTTTGTTAGAGTCTGACCCTTCGTGTCAAAAGGATTTTTTGTCGGAAATGCGGCGCTTTCTGCCGCCGGCGGTTGTGACCGAAACGTTGGCGCAGGAGGCGTTCTGGGCTGTTCTGGTGGACGTGGTGGCAGGTGAATGTGAGCGGGTGAAGCATGAGGTGGCGAAATCTTGA
- the abiEi gene encoding type IV toxin-antitoxin system AbiEi family antitoxin — protein MQPMTQLSRVLENLASAETYLFALDDLRGALPDSASGAFKALLSRAQKTGLLKRVCKGIYLYPRVAYPAGLVLFHAAAKLRADAFNYLSLETVLSDAGVISQIPLNWITLMSSGRSHIVDCGDFGHIEFIHTKRKPADVAGQLSYDPQCRLWRASVALALLDMKLTRRNTDLVDWGLADELV, from the coding sequence ATGCAGCCGATGACACAACTCAGCCGAGTTTTGGAAAATCTTGCCAGTGCGGAGACTTATCTTTTTGCCTTGGATGATCTGCGCGGCGCACTGCCGGATTCCGCGTCCGGGGCATTTAAGGCATTGCTGAGTCGCGCGCAAAAGACCGGCCTGCTCAAGCGGGTCTGCAAGGGCATCTATCTTTATCCGCGGGTCGCCTATCCAGCCGGGCTGGTGTTGTTTCACGCCGCTGCGAAACTGCGTGCCGATGCTTTCAATTACCTGAGCCTCGAAACAGTGTTGAGCGACGCCGGGGTCATTTCCCAGATTCCTTTGAACTGGATCACCCTGATGTCCTCCGGGCGCAGCCATATCGTGGATTGTGGGGATTTCGGACACATTGAATTCATTCACACCAAGCGCAAACCCGCCGATGTTGCCGGCCAGTTAAGCTATGACCCGCAATGCCGCCTCTGGCGGGCTTCGGTGGCATTGGCCCTGTTGGACATGAAACTGACCCGTCGTAATACCGATCTGGTGGATTGGGGCCTTGCCGATGAGCTTGTTTGA